The genomic DNA TGGCGGGCCGTCGACGAGCGGCTGGGGCGCGAAGTAGCGGTGAAGGAGCTGCGTGCGTTCAGCGATTCGGACGCGCGCGACCTCGCCGAGATGAGGCTGCGTACGGAGCGGGAGGCGCGCGCCGCCGCACGGGTGCGGCATCCGGGCGTCGTCGCCGTGCACGACGTGACGGAGCACGACGGCCGGCCGGTCATCGTGATGGAGCTGGTCGACGGCCCGTCGCTGGACGACGTGCTGCGCGAGCGCGGCGGCGTCACGCCGGCCGAGGCGGCGCAGGTCGGCCTGAAGGTGGTCGACGCGCTCGGCGCCGCGCACCGCGCGGGGGTGCTGCACCGGGACGTGAAGCCGGGCAACATCCTGCTGGAGCGCGGCGGCCGGGTCGTGCTCACCGACTTCGGCATCGCCGCCATGGAGGAGCCGGCCGACGGCAACAGCACGCATCTGACGCGCAGCGGCGAGCTGGTCGGCTCGCTCGACTACCTGGCGCCGGAGCGGGCGCGCGGCGAGCAGCCGGGGCCGCCCTCCGACCTGTGGTCGCTGGGCGCCACGCTGTACGCGGCGGTGGAGGGCATCTCGCCGTTCCGCCGTACGTCGACGTGGTCGACGATCACCGCGATCATCGTGGACCCGCTGCCGGAGCCGCGCCGGGCGGGGCCGCTCGCGCCCGTGCTGCAGGCGCTGATGGCCAAGGACCCGGGCGAGCGCGCCGACGTCGACCGGGCGCGCGCGCTGCTGGAGCCGGTCGCCGGGACGGCGGGGCCGCCGGCCGCGCAGGGGCCGGACACGGTGCGGCTGGGCCGGGTGCCGGCCGCGCCGCCGCCCGGCGCGTACGGGCCGCCGGCCGGACTCGCGGCCCCCGTACCCGCCGCCCCGCAGGGGCAGTTCGGCCCGCCGCAGCTCGGGCCGCCGGCGACGGAGTCCCGTACCGCCGAGCAGACGGCGCCGCAGCGGCGCCGCCGCGGACGCCGCTGGGTGCCGGTCGCCGCGGCCGCGGCCGCGGTGCTGCTCGCCGGCGGCGGCGTGACGTACGCGCTCGCCGGGGGCGACGACGGCGAGCCGGCCGCGAGCGGGGACAAGGAGGAGCCCGCCGCGGAGGTCGTCTCGCCGCCGCCCGGATCGGGCGGCGAGGACAAGAAGCAGGACGGCAAGGGCGGGAAGGACGAGAAGGGCGAGAAGGACGGCAAGGACGGCAAGGGCGGGGACGAGGCGGACGGGCCGGCCGCGGACGGCGACGGCTCCCCCGCCGAGGAGGACGCCGCGGGCGGCGGCAGCGGCGGTACGGACGGCGGTGGGGACGGCGGTGGGGACGGCGGCGCGGGCGACGGCTCCGGCTCGGGCGGCGGCAGCAGCGGCGGGAGCGGTGGCGGGAGCGGTGGCGGCGACGCCGGCGGCGGCACCGGCGGCGGCTCGGCCCCCGACCCGTCGTGCACGCCCATCGGCGGCGGGAAGTACAACTGCGAGGTGTGGAAGACGGCCACGTCGTACGACTTGGCACACCGCCCGGTCGGCACGCTCTACGCCGGCACCAACTATTTCTTCTGCCAGGAGAAGAAGTCCTACCGCGAGACGTCCGGCGAGTGGACGAACGTCTGGTGGGGCA from Streptomyces sp. CMB-StM0423 includes the following:
- a CDS encoding serine/threonine-protein kinase, with the protein product MQLGDNGAEGPGRILAGRYRVVTQLGRGGMGTVWRAVDERLGREVAVKELRAFSDSDARDLAEMRLRTEREARAAARVRHPGVVAVHDVTEHDGRPVIVMELVDGPSLDDVLRERGGVTPAEAAQVGLKVVDALGAAHRAGVLHRDVKPGNILLERGGRVVLTDFGIAAMEEPADGNSTHLTRSGELVGSLDYLAPERARGEQPGPPSDLWSLGATLYAAVEGISPFRRTSTWSTITAIIVDPLPEPRRAGPLAPVLQALMAKDPGERADVDRARALLEPVAGTAGPPAAQGPDTVRLGRVPAAPPPGAYGPPAGLAAPVPAAPQGQFGPPQLGPPATESRTAEQTAPQRRRRGRRWVPVAAAAAAVLLAGGGVTYALAGGDDGEPAASGDKEEPAAEVVSPPPGSGGEDKKQDGKGGKDEKGEKDGKDGKGGDEADGPAADGDGSPAEEDAAGGGSGGTDGGGDGGGDGGAGDGSGSGGGSSGGSGGGSGGGDAGGGTGGGSAPDPSCTPIGGGKYNCEVWKTATSYDLAHRPVGTLYAGTNYFFCQEKKSYRETSGEWTNVWWGKTDDDKGNTGVWVSVVYIKGGANDAPVPGLPVC